The Verrucomicrobiia bacterium genome has a segment encoding these proteins:
- a CDS encoding response regulator: protein MERESDKKTLKILVAEDDPNDAFLLQYAFSRAALRPQLDFVQDGQEAVDYLNGTGQAGARRAPDLLLLDLKMPRLNGFDLLKWLNRQPKLRLVPVIIFSASQEPSDIERAYGLGASSFLVKPPTSEGLDQLIGCFHRYWAEWNRAAEQASHVHAAVDSQHLAGDVTGPVAG from the coding sequence ATGGAGCGAGAATCAGACAAAAAAACATTAAAAATCCTGGTCGCCGAGGATGATCCCAATGACGCCTTCCTCTTGCAGTATGCCTTCTCCAGGGCCGCCCTGAGGCCCCAGCTCGATTTTGTTCAGGACGGGCAGGAGGCGGTGGATTATTTGAACGGGACGGGCCAAGCGGGGGCCAGACGCGCTCCGGACCTGCTGTTGCTGGATTTGAAGATGCCGCGCCTGAATGGGTTCGATCTGCTCAAATGGCTCAACCGCCAGCCGAAGTTGCGTCTGGTGCCAGTCATTATCTTCAGCGCCTCCCAGGAGCCAAGCGACATCGAGCGCGCGTATGGCCTAGGCGCGAGTTCGTTTCTGGTGAAGCCGCCCACGTCGGAGGGCCTGGACCAGCTCATCGGTTGTTTCCACAGGTACTGGGCCGAGTGGAACCGCGCCGCGGAGCAGGCCTCACATGTACATGCCGCCGTTGACTCCCAGCACTTGGCCGGTGACGTAACTGGCCCTGTGGCTGGCTAG
- a CDS encoding PA14 domain-containing protein, with product MMPVAVTGWNRDIIVESTAVGPPFTKYASEMNAGEGAACYQTGLPSYAWGLPPSGAFVSMVGDNTIFQFQPYTSSNALVLSSDTGLTSGTLTLAAPATYARLAILAHSGNATNITGLLTLHFADGTSFMTTYIAPDWFNGATNVAWFGNGRINLTTGADDGGTQNPRFYETTINLATLLGATNKPLASLTFGKPLARSTAIYAVSGQLAASSAGPIALTGWNRDVVVENTATGLPYTSDAAELVPGEGTAFYQKGLPGTSNGLPLSGAFASALDGALFQLQPYTANNALVLSSDTGTSTATLTLSTPSTYNTLAILANSGAGGGSPNLTLSFTDGTSFTTTYYAPDWFGNSGFALSGVEGINLTTGALQGAPDNPRFYQTILDLVALLGATNKPLASLTFNQAPGAGATAVYAVSGTQGDQSNGPFAVASVTNAPAQAIAARSATLLGNVVATGGDTPEVLIYYGPANGGTDAAAWAQRVWLGAQSGSFALPLSGLAVDATYYFTAVAINSAGTAWATPSQSFTTAAASLASLTNLPVANVTTNSALLSGQVLSTGDDAPAVTLYYGPLNGANNPAAWANSVPLGTQVGRFAQLINGLTPNTPFYFTAEAVNAAGAAWMPVASFTTPATNLAPSPLVAVLTYRNDAARTGQNTNETALTVANVNTNTFGKLFSYALDGYLVAQPLVLPNVTIPGKGVHNVVFAATEHDSVYALDADNNSGANSQPLWHASFINPSAGIYPINAVADLASIAGGFVGPELGITGTPVIDPVSGTLYVVSITKEVVNSVTNFYNRLHALDVTTGAEKFGGPVVIQGSVPGVGDGNDGHGNVPFIQLKHHQRSSLLLLNGHVYIAFTGHFDYPPYHGWVFSYDAYTLAQTGLFNANPNGSGGGFWESGCGPAADATGAIYLESGNGNWDSTNSNFGDSVLKLSTTNGLALADWFTPYNQLDLNLRDIDLGSAGQVVLPDSAGSATHRHLLLAGSKAGTIYLLDRDNLGHFNASGDTQIVQSVNGAVNGMWCTPAWFNGVFYYIASGDKLKAFSLSNGVINPTPIGVGPNAIGSSTPSISANGNANAIVWAMQAANPAVLHAYNATNVAQELYNSSQNLARDNPGSPIRFTVPTVANGKVYAGTVGSLAVYGNNTFLALPLITPNGGPFTNSVSVSLTEGVPGATLYYTVDGSTPTTNSLLYTGPFVLTQNAGVQAIAVMPGASNSSIAQATFINSAVEGHGAGLLGQYYPNTLSSNPFVGSPLVRTDAVIDFNWNTASPDPSIPPTNYTIRWTGMIQPLFSETYTFYTTTDDGVRLWVNNQLLIDHWSRQAPTTWGGSINLQAFQHYAIEMDYFQALGGAVAQLAWSSPSTSLSIIPQNQLYPITTLPPVFFTPSGYFSNGVFQLEAAGMAGGNYIFQGSTDLLNWVSLSTNVASTPLFNLVDPHSTDFPVRFYRAIEQ from the coding sequence ATGATGCCGGTTGCGGTGACCGGATGGAATCGGGACATTATCGTTGAAAGCACGGCAGTTGGTCCGCCGTTCACCAAGTACGCCAGCGAGATGAACGCCGGCGAGGGCGCCGCGTGTTATCAAACGGGGTTGCCCAGCTACGCCTGGGGGCTGCCGCCCTCCGGGGCATTCGTGAGCATGGTTGGGGACAACACGATTTTCCAGTTTCAGCCTTATACGTCGAGCAATGCGCTGGTGCTCAGCAGTGATACGGGGCTGACCAGCGGCACGCTGACCCTTGCCGCGCCGGCGACTTACGCGCGGCTGGCCATCCTTGCCCATTCCGGGAATGCCACGAATATAACCGGTCTCTTGACGCTGCATTTCGCAGATGGCACCAGCTTTATGACCACCTATATCGCGCCCGATTGGTTTAACGGCGCCACCAATGTCGCCTGGTTCGGCAATGGCCGCATCAACCTGACCACCGGCGCCGATGACGGTGGAACGCAAAACCCCCGATTTTATGAAACCACGATCAATCTGGCGACGTTGCTCGGGGCGACCAATAAACCGCTGGCTAGTCTGACTTTCGGCAAGCCCCTAGCCCGCTCGACGGCTATTTACGCGGTGAGTGGGCAGTTGGCAGCCAGCAGCGCAGGGCCAATCGCTTTGACCGGCTGGAATCGGGATGTGGTGGTCGAAAACACTGCTACAGGCTTGCCTTACACCAGCGACGCGGCGGAACTGGTTCCCGGCGAAGGCACGGCGTTTTATCAAAAGGGCTTGCCGGGCACATCCAATGGTCTGCCGCTCTCAGGCGCCTTCGCCAGCGCGCTCGATGGCGCACTGTTTCAGCTTCAGCCTTATACGGCGAACAATGCGTTGGTATTGAGCAGCGACACCGGAACCAGCACCGCAACTCTCACTCTGAGCACGCCATCGACCTATAACACATTGGCCATCCTGGCCAACTCGGGCGCCGGCGGGGGTTCGCCGAATTTGACGCTGAGTTTTACCGACGGGACCTCGTTCACCACCACCTATTATGCCCCCGACTGGTTTGGGAACAGCGGATTTGCGCTCAGCGGAGTGGAAGGAATCAACCTGACAACCGGCGCGTTGCAAGGGGCGCCAGACAACCCGCGATTTTACCAGACTATCCTTGATTTGGTGGCTTTGCTGGGCGCAACGAACAAACCGCTGGCCAGCTTGACCTTTAACCAGGCCCCCGGCGCAGGGGCCACCGCGGTTTACGCCGTCAGTGGCACTCAGGGAGACCAAAGCAACGGGCCATTCGCTGTGGCGTCGGTCACCAATGCGCCTGCACAAGCCATTGCTGCCCGCTCTGCAACGTTGCTTGGAAACGTCGTAGCCACCGGCGGCGACACCCCCGAGGTGCTGATTTACTACGGACCGGCCAACGGAGGCACGGATGCCGCCGCCTGGGCGCAAAGGGTTTGGTTGGGCGCCCAGAGCGGTTCCTTTGCCCTGCCGCTCAGCGGCCTGGCTGTCGATGCGACCTATTATTTTACGGCGGTCGCAATCAATTCCGCGGGAACTGCCTGGGCGACTCCTTCTCAAAGCTTCACTACGGCTGCGGCTTCTCTTGCGAGCCTCACCAACTTGCCGGTGGCCAATGTGACAACCAATTCCGCTTTGCTCTCCGGACAGGTGCTCTCGACCGGAGACGATGCGCCGGCGGTGACACTTTATTATGGTCCGCTCAATGGCGCGAATAATCCCGCCGCCTGGGCAAACAGCGTCCCGCTAGGGACGCAAGTGGGGCGCTTCGCGCAACTGATCAACGGTCTAACACCTAACACGCCTTTTTATTTCACGGCGGAAGCGGTCAATGCTGCCGGAGCTGCCTGGATGCCTGTCGCGAGCTTCACAACACCTGCCACCAATCTGGCGCCCTCACCCCTGGTCGCAGTGCTCACTTATCGCAATGATGCCGCCCGGACCGGCCAGAATACAAACGAGACCGCGCTGACGGTGGCGAACGTGAATACCAATACCTTTGGCAAACTGTTCTCATACGCTTTGGATGGTTACCTGGTCGCCCAACCGCTGGTGTTGCCAAACGTGACGATCCCCGGCAAAGGGGTCCACAACGTCGTGTTTGCCGCCACTGAGCACGACTCGGTTTATGCATTGGACGCCGATAACAACAGTGGCGCAAACTCTCAACCGCTGTGGCACGCCAGTTTCATTAACCCCTCAGCAGGAATCTATCCCATCAATGCGGTAGCCGATCTGGCCAGCATCGCAGGGGGATTTGTCGGGCCGGAACTGGGCATCACGGGCACCCCGGTCATTGACCCTGTTTCGGGGACGCTCTATGTGGTTTCCATTACCAAGGAGGTGGTCAATAGCGTGACCAACTTCTATAACCGGCTGCACGCTTTGGATGTGACCACAGGCGCCGAGAAATTTGGCGGGCCAGTGGTTATCCAAGGGAGTGTGCCGGGCGTAGGGGACGGAAACGATGGGCACGGGAATGTCCCGTTTATCCAGTTGAAGCACCATCAGCGCTCGTCCCTTCTGCTGCTCAATGGACATGTCTATATTGCCTTTACCGGGCATTTCGATTATCCGCCCTATCATGGCTGGGTGTTTTCGTACGATGCCTACACCCTGGCGCAGACGGGCCTCTTCAATGCCAACCCCAACGGTTCAGGCGGTGGCTTCTGGGAATCAGGCTGCGGCCCCGCCGCCGATGCGACCGGAGCGATTTATCTCGAAAGCGGCAATGGGAACTGGGATTCAACCAACAGCAATTTTGGCGATTCGGTGCTTAAACTCTCGACTACCAATGGGCTGGCGTTAGCGGATTGGTTTACACCTTATAACCAGCTTGATCTGAACCTGCGCGATATTGACCTCGGCTCCGCTGGGCAAGTTGTTTTGCCGGATTCCGCAGGGAGCGCGACGCATCGGCATCTGCTGCTGGCTGGGAGCAAAGCCGGAACGATCTACTTGCTGGACCGGGATAACCTGGGCCATTTCAACGCCTCCGGCGATACCCAGATCGTGCAATCGGTCAATGGCGCGGTCAACGGGATGTGGTGTACGCCCGCGTGGTTTAACGGGGTGTTTTATTACATCGCCTCGGGAGACAAGCTGAAGGCCTTCTCTCTATCCAACGGGGTTATCAACCCAACGCCCATCGGCGTGGGACCCAATGCTATCGGGTCCTCGACACCCAGCATCTCGGCCAATGGCAATGCCAATGCGATTGTCTGGGCAATGCAGGCCGCCAACCCCGCCGTGCTCCACGCCTATAACGCCACCAACGTCGCCCAGGAACTTTATAACAGCAGCCAAAATCTCGCCCGGGATAATCCTGGCTCGCCGATTCGATTTACGGTGCCCACGGTGGCCAATGGCAAAGTATATGCCGGCACAGTGGGTTCGCTGGCGGTTTATGGTAACAATACGTTTCTGGCCCTTCCGCTTATTACTCCCAACGGCGGCCCGTTTACAAACTCAGTCAGCGTCAGCTTAACCGAGGGGGTTCCTGGAGCGACGCTCTATTACACTGTCGATGGCTCGACCCCAACGACCAACTCGCTTCTCTACACCGGCCCGTTCGTGCTGACGCAGAACGCCGGGGTACAAGCCATCGCGGTGATGCCCGGCGCATCCAATAGCAGCATCGCCCAGGCTACCTTCATCAACAGCGCCGTCGAAGGCCATGGCGCGGGGCTCTTGGGCCAATACTACCCCAATACCCTGTCATCGAATCCCTTTGTGGGCTCACCGCTGGTCCGCACTGATGCGGTCATCGATTTCAACTGGAATACCGCCTCTCCCGATCCCTCCATCCCGCCGACCAACTACACCATCCGTTGGACTGGCATGATCCAGCCGCTCTTCAGTGAGACCTACACCTTTTACACCACCACCGACGATGGCGTGCGGTTGTGGGTGAACAATCAGTTGCTGATCGATCATTGGTCGCGGCAAGCACCCACGACTTGGGGCGGGTCCATTAACCTGCAGGCCTTTCAGCATTACGCCATCGAGATGGACTATTTCCAGGCCCTCGGCGGGGCCGTGGCCCAGCTTGCCTGGAGCAGCCCTTCGACGTCCCTCTCCATCATCCCCCAAAATCAGTTGTATCCAATCACCACTCTGCCGCCCGTGTTCTTTACCCCCTCGGGGTACTTTAGTAATGGCGTGTTCCAGTTGGAGGCCGCAGGCATGGCCGGGGGGAATTACATTTTCCAGGGAAGCACGGATTTGCTGAATTGGGTGTCGCTCAGCACTAATGTCGCCTCGACCCCGCTATTCAACCTGGTGGACCCTCACAGCACAGATTTCCCCGTGCGCTTCTACCGGGCTATCGAGCAGTAA
- a CDS encoding response regulator transcription factor, translating into MNDTAKRLRVMLADDHPIVRAGIRAELEKLPQVEIVAEASDGREALELLQARQPDIVFMDISMRGLNGLETTARITKEFPKTRVIILSMHQNEEYFWQALKAGAAGYLLKKAATAELGAALDRVAGGEIYLTREISSRLLKKLPLQQIAHQKSPLEKLTDRQREILQLIAEGQTTKAIALILKVSPKTVEYHRAKLMERLNIYDIPGLVRFALQTGLISQE; encoded by the coding sequence ATGAATGATACCGCCAAACGCCTTCGGGTCATGCTCGCCGACGATCATCCGATTGTCCGGGCGGGCATTCGCGCCGAACTCGAGAAACTGCCTCAGGTCGAAATCGTCGCCGAGGCCAGCGATGGCCGTGAAGCCCTTGAACTGCTCCAGGCACGGCAACCCGATATCGTTTTCATGGACATCTCGATGCGGGGCCTCAACGGCTTGGAAACCACTGCCCGTATTACCAAAGAATTTCCCAAAACCCGTGTCATTATTCTTTCGATGCACCAGAACGAAGAGTACTTCTGGCAAGCCCTCAAAGCCGGCGCCGCAGGGTACCTGCTCAAGAAAGCGGCCACCGCCGAACTGGGCGCCGCTCTCGATCGGGTAGCGGGAGGAGAAATCTACCTCACCCGGGAAATCTCCAGCCGCCTGCTGAAAAAACTCCCGCTCCAGCAAATAGCTCATCAAAAAAGCCCCCTCGAAAAGCTCACCGACCGGCAGCGAGAGATTCTCCAACTTATCGCCGAGGGCCAGACGACTAAGGCCATCGCCCTCATCCTCAAGGTGAGTCCCAAAACCGTCGAGTACCACCGGGCTAAACTTATGGAACGTTTGAATATCTACGATATCCCCGGCCTGGTCCGGTTCGCGCTGCAAACCGGGCTGATCTCACAGGAATAA
- a CDS encoding ATP-binding protein, with amino-acid sequence MRAPWHFMIRVFSGLRFRLFLLVLLTCAPLVALTLHTAGEERRRALENWRQRSQRMLQISQQEEQAAVAAGRQLLLAISESSPVHSLDPGKAAEYLSDLLKTYPRYSNLGIISTNGTLLASARPVLNRDQTAPQLFRKVLETRTFALGALSSDAERNPAVVAFGYPILDDSDRMLAVLYADLDLRKSGPRTQLRGQLPPQASWTQIDRRGTILARFPAPEQWVGRQMTDRSLVDSAFVHPGQVVQRTQAGVPMVYAFRAAPSHLASGDEGTILAIPQRAIFARADLLLQRNLTWLGIAACVAIALGWIGSQLLILHPVHALVRTSARLAAGDLGARTGLAHGHDELGQLTFAFDKMAGALEHRERERERANRKLQALSQRLVEVQESERRHIARELHDEIGQSLTVAEMNLQAALQTSSRAALDRRLQEGIRAVERVLEQVHDLSLNLRPSILDDLGLAPALRWYTQRQAALTGMKAEFCAEALDERFNPVVETECFRVAQEALTNVVRHAQAHAVKVELTRLNGHLHLSVRDDGVGFDVHASRGEAVQGASLGLLSMEERASLAGGGLEFNSSPGRGTEVHAWFPLESQGLKTTSEFDE; translated from the coding sequence ATGAGAGCCCCTTGGCATTTTATGATTCGGGTCTTCTCCGGCTTGAGGTTCCGGCTATTCTTGCTGGTGTTGCTGACCTGCGCGCCGCTTGTGGCATTGACTTTGCACACGGCGGGCGAAGAGCGCCGGCGCGCTTTGGAAAACTGGCGGCAGCGCTCACAAAGAATGCTCCAAATCTCTCAGCAGGAGGAGCAGGCAGCCGTCGCGGCCGGACGCCAATTGCTCCTGGCCATCTCGGAATCTTCTCCCGTCCATTCGCTCGATCCGGGGAAGGCGGCGGAATACTTGAGCGATTTGTTGAAGACCTATCCGCGCTATTCCAATTTGGGGATCATCAGCACCAATGGGACTCTTCTGGCCAGCGCCCGGCCTGTTTTAAACCGGGACCAGACCGCGCCTCAACTCTTTAGAAAGGTCCTCGAGACCCGCACGTTTGCTTTGGGGGCTCTTTCCTCTGATGCTGAGAGGAATCCGGCTGTCGTCGCTTTCGGTTACCCGATTCTGGACGATTCGGACAGAATGCTGGCAGTCCTGTATGCCGATTTGGATTTGAGAAAGTCTGGGCCCCGCACCCAACTGCGGGGGCAATTGCCGCCTCAGGCGAGCTGGACACAAATCGACCGGCGCGGCACGATCCTCGCCCGCTTTCCGGCGCCCGAACAATGGGTAGGCCGCCAAATGACAGATCGGTCGCTGGTGGACAGCGCTTTTGTTCACCCCGGCCAAGTCGTGCAGCGAACCCAGGCCGGCGTGCCGATGGTGTATGCCTTTAGAGCGGCGCCAAGTCATTTAGCTTCTGGCGACGAAGGGACCATTCTGGCCATTCCACAACGGGCAATCTTCGCGCGCGCGGACCTCCTGCTGCAACGGAATCTGACCTGGCTCGGAATCGCGGCCTGCGTCGCTATCGCCTTGGGCTGGATTGGCAGTCAATTGCTCATCTTGCATCCTGTACATGCGCTAGTGCGCACCAGCGCGCGGCTGGCCGCAGGCGATCTGGGCGCGCGAACCGGACTGGCTCATGGCCATGACGAATTGGGCCAACTGACCTTCGCTTTCGATAAGATGGCCGGGGCTTTGGAGCATCGCGAGCGCGAGCGCGAACGAGCGAATCGCAAACTCCAAGCCCTCTCTCAGCGTTTGGTTGAGGTCCAGGAGAGCGAGCGGCGCCATATTGCGCGCGAGCTGCACGACGAAATCGGCCAGAGCCTCACCGTGGCTGAGATGAACTTGCAGGCGGCCCTCCAAACCTCGAGCCGCGCCGCGCTCGACCGCCGGCTTCAGGAGGGCATTCGGGCCGTTGAACGGGTCCTCGAACAGGTGCATGATCTCTCGCTCAACTTGCGCCCCTCAATTCTGGATGATTTGGGCCTTGCTCCTGCCTTGCGCTGGTACACCCAGCGTCAAGCCGCCCTCACCGGCATGAAGGCGGAATTCTGCGCCGAGGCCCTCGATGAACGGTTCAACCCGGTTGTCGAAACGGAATGTTTCCGCGTCGCCCAGGAGGCCCTGACGAACGTGGTGCGCCATGCCCAGGCCCATGCAGTCAAAGTGGAACTGACCCGCCTGAACGGTCATCTGCACCTCTCGGTGCGTGATGATGGGGTTGGGTTTGATGTCCATGCTTCTCGCGGCGAGGCCGTGCAGGGGGCAAGCCTGGGGCTCTTGAGCATGGAGGAGCGCGCCTCCCTGGCTGGGGGCGGCCTGGAATTCAATTCCTCTCCGGGCCGTGGCACCGAGGTCCATGCCTGGTTCCCGCTGGAGTCGCAGGGCCTCAAAACAACCTCTGAATTCGATGAATGA
- a CDS encoding beta-ketoacyl-ACP reductase — MNNSNNNHSSKELENKVCLVTGGSRGIGRATVMAMAEAGADVAFTFQASKEQAEALANSIMAEKGVRCRCYQANVANSEEMQNVIQQVLRDLGPIAILVNNAGITRDKSFLKMTRAMWDEVMRVNLDGVFYTTQLVAQDMVGAGWGRIINISSIVGQTGNFGQANYAATKGAIISLTESLARELARKGITVNAVAPGFIETDMVNGMPEAAVNQVKAMTPMGRLGKPEEIADAVVFLASHRASYVTGQVLGVNGGMYM; from the coding sequence ATGAACAATTCCAACAACAATCATTCGAGCAAAGAACTGGAGAACAAAGTGTGCCTGGTGACCGGAGGGAGCCGGGGCATCGGGAGAGCGACGGTGATGGCCATGGCCGAGGCGGGTGCGGATGTGGCGTTCACGTTTCAGGCTTCCAAAGAGCAGGCTGAGGCGCTGGCCAACAGCATCATGGCTGAGAAAGGGGTGCGTTGCCGGTGTTATCAGGCCAATGTTGCCAACTCCGAGGAGATGCAGAATGTCATTCAACAGGTGCTCCGTGATTTGGGGCCTATCGCCATCCTGGTCAATAATGCCGGCATCACTCGCGACAAGTCTTTCCTGAAAATGACCCGCGCCATGTGGGATGAGGTCATGCGCGTCAACCTCGATGGTGTCTTTTACACCACGCAACTGGTCGCCCAAGACATGGTCGGCGCCGGCTGGGGCCGCATCATCAACATCTCCTCAATCGTCGGCCAGACTGGCAACTTCGGTCAGGCCAACTACGCGGCTACCAAAGGGGCCATCATTTCCCTTACAGAAAGTCTTGCCCGAGAACTCGCCCGCAAGGGGATAACGGTCAATGCCGTCGCCCCGGGCTTTATCGAGACGGATATGGTCAACGGGATGCCTGAGGCGGCTGTCAACCAGGTTAAGGCCATGACCCCTATGGGGCGGCTGGGCAAACCGGAGGAGATCGCCGACGCTGTCGTCTTTCTAGCCAGCCACAGGGCCAGTTACGTCACCGGCCAAGTGCTGGGAGTCAACGGCGGCATGTACATGTGA
- the lpdA gene encoding dihydrolipoyl dehydrogenase, with amino-acid sequence MAKAQEYDLVIIGAGPGGYVAAIRAAQLGLNVACIEEEPVLGGTCLRIGCIPSKALLESSERFREAKERLAVHGIHFEGLKLDLPALLRRKDQIVSALTRGVEVLFKKNKITRYLGHGKIEGPGCVRIDSAQGALELKAKWVLIATGSKPATLPGVNLDQDRIGTSTQALSYPEVPAHLVVIGAGYIGLELGSVWRRLGARVTVLEYLDRILFGMDVEIAAAARKLYQKQGLEFRLNSKVTAARAQDGQCLVEIQGQEPITCDRVLVAVGRVPNTENLGTESAGIELHKKGFIPVNQRFATSAEGLYAIGDVIAGPMLAHKAEEEGMACVEYLATGHGHVNYDAIAAVVYTQPEIASVGKTEEQLKEAGTKYRKGVFPFRANGRARTLDQVDGFIKILADATTDRIIGAHILGPHAGDLINEVAVSIAFGASSEDLARTCHVHPTLGEALREAALAVSGQTINA; translated from the coding sequence ATGGCAAAAGCACAGGAATATGATTTGGTCATTATCGGGGCCGGGCCAGGCGGCTACGTTGCAGCTATTCGGGCGGCGCAATTGGGCTTGAACGTCGCCTGCATCGAGGAGGAGCCGGTCCTGGGTGGCACCTGCCTGCGCATCGGATGCATTCCCAGCAAGGCCCTGCTCGAATCCAGCGAGCGGTTCCGCGAGGCCAAGGAAAGGCTGGCCGTCCACGGTATCCACTTTGAAGGCCTGAAGCTCGACTTGCCTGCGCTGCTGCGGCGCAAAGACCAGATTGTGAGCGCACTGACCCGTGGGGTTGAAGTCCTGTTTAAGAAAAATAAAATCACCCGCTACCTTGGGCACGGTAAAATCGAAGGACCGGGTTGTGTGCGGATTGATTCGGCCCAGGGCGCTTTGGAATTGAAGGCCAAATGGGTCCTCATCGCCACCGGCAGCAAACCGGCCACCCTGCCCGGAGTCAATCTCGACCAGGACCGCATTGGGACGAGTACCCAAGCCCTTTCGTACCCCGAGGTCCCCGCACACCTGGTGGTCATTGGCGCAGGCTACATCGGGCTGGAGCTGGGCTCCGTTTGGCGGCGGCTCGGGGCGCGCGTCACCGTCCTCGAGTACCTGGATAGAATTCTGTTTGGAATGGATGTTGAAATTGCCGCCGCGGCCAGAAAGCTCTACCAAAAGCAAGGCTTGGAATTTCGACTCAACTCGAAAGTGACCGCTGCGCGAGCGCAGGACGGGCAGTGCCTGGTGGAAATCCAGGGACAGGAACCCATTACCTGTGATCGTGTTCTGGTGGCGGTTGGGCGGGTGCCCAACACAGAGAACCTCGGTACCGAGAGCGCCGGTATCGAACTGCACAAAAAGGGGTTTATCCCCGTTAACCAGCGGTTTGCAACCAGCGCCGAAGGCCTTTACGCCATTGGCGATGTCATCGCCGGTCCGATGCTGGCGCACAAAGCCGAGGAGGAAGGCATGGCTTGTGTCGAGTACCTGGCCACCGGCCATGGCCATGTTAATTATGACGCAATTGCCGCAGTGGTCTATACCCAGCCCGAAATAGCATCGGTTGGCAAAACTGAAGAGCAGTTGAAGGAGGCTGGAACGAAGTACCGCAAAGGCGTTTTCCCTTTCCGAGCCAATGGCCGCGCGCGGACCCTGGACCAGGTGGATGGCTTCATCAAAATCCTGGCGGATGCCACAACCGATCGGATTATTGGGGCGCACATTCTGGGGCCGCATGCGGGGGACCTGATCAACGAGGTGGCCGTGTCGATTGCCTTCGGCGCGAGCAGCGAGGATTTGGCGCGCACCTGTCATGTGCATCCGACTTTGGGCGAGGCGCTCCGTGAAGCCGCCCTGGCCGTGAGCGGCCAGACCATTAACGCGTAA
- a CDS encoding beta-propeller fold lactonase family protein, whose product MKLRLVVTTDWSGEAPAGHAMDPCAGQNCVAPPTDKAPLLWLLVLLAVLTPVVANSTPMVCVSNERSGNVTLIDGQAGQVLTTISVGKRPRGIHPSPDGRLLFVALSGSPIGGPRHQGPGTVDDDDNAKKADHSADGIGIIDLGTRKFLRKIPAGSDPEQFAVSADGSMLYVSNEDAGLLSVLNAADGKVEQSIPVGEEPEGVAFSPDGRFVYVTCETRGEIFVIDTKENKSIGHFIVGGRPRNVAFLPDGSRAFIPSESTGVLHVVDTADRSILGQVRLPPNSRPMGLAMTTDGKTLYVSMGWAGTVCSFDTGRQQVTHIIKVGPRPWGIALSPDGQTLYVANGPSNDLSVVDLAAGKEARRIKVGASPWGVAVVP is encoded by the coding sequence ATGAAATTGAGACTTGTTGTCACCACCGATTGGAGCGGGGAAGCGCCCGCCGGTCATGCCATGGACCCCTGCGCAGGGCAGAATTGCGTTGCGCCACCGACTGATAAGGCACCGCTGCTCTGGTTGCTTGTCCTGCTCGCAGTCCTGACCCCTGTCGTGGCGAACTCCACCCCGATGGTCTGCGTCAGCAACGAGCGCTCCGGGAATGTAACCCTCATCGATGGCCAGGCCGGCCAGGTGTTGACCACCATTTCGGTTGGCAAGCGGCCACGCGGCATCCACCCCAGCCCGGATGGCAGGTTGCTCTTTGTCGCGCTCAGCGGAAGCCCTATTGGGGGCCCCCGGCATCAGGGCCCCGGCACGGTTGACGACGATGACAACGCCAAAAAGGCCGACCACTCCGCCGATGGCATCGGAATCATTGATCTGGGTACGAGGAAGTTCCTGCGCAAAATCCCCGCCGGTTCGGACCCGGAGCAATTCGCTGTGAGCGCTGACGGCTCGATGCTCTATGTTTCGAACGAGGATGCGGGGCTGCTGAGCGTTCTCAATGCCGCCGACGGCAAGGTCGAACAATCTATCCCGGTCGGAGAAGAGCCCGAAGGAGTGGCCTTTAGCCCGGATGGCAGGTTCGTTTACGTCACCTGCGAAACCAGAGGCGAAATCTTCGTGATCGATACGAAGGAGAACAAGAGCATCGGACATTTCATTGTTGGCGGGCGCCCTCGCAATGTGGCGTTCCTGCCAGACGGGAGCCGCGCGTTCATCCCATCGGAGTCAACCGGCGTCCTCCATGTCGTTGACACGGCGGACAGAAGCATTCTCGGCCAGGTGCGGCTTCCACCCAACTCGCGCCCGATGGGCTTAGCCATGACAACAGACGGTAAAACGCTTTACGTCAGCATGGGGTGGGCGGGGACCGTTTGCTCGTTTGATACCGGGCGCCAGCAGGTCACTCATATAATCAAAGTTGGACCGCGTCCATGGGGGATTGCGCTGTCGCCCGACGGCCAGACACTCTACGTGGCAAACGGGCCTTCGAATGATCTTTCGGTCGTGGACCTCGCCGCCGGTAAAGAGGCCCGGCGAATCAAAGTCGGCGCAAGCCCCTGGGGCGTCGCGGTGGTTCCATAA